A stretch of Leptospira hartskeerlii DNA encodes these proteins:
- a CDS encoding LIC10301 family lipoprotein, which yields MKKILFSLAVLFLLISCQPPLQERILGIWERTSVCTADGQCKNSEPGKAPKLSIFRPGLAIYENPEDPENQRRIEYEFYEKETKSREPELIFRFLNLGFDIRYIVKKANKETLELLNPDLNNTEVYKKLGPAPE from the coding sequence ATGAAAAAAATTCTTTTTTCCTTAGCGGTCTTATTCTTACTCATAAGCTGTCAACCTCCACTACAGGAGAGAATCTTAGGTATATGGGAAAGAACTTCCGTTTGTACAGCAGACGGACAGTGCAAAAATTCTGAGCCAGGCAAGGCTCCTAAACTTTCTATCTTCAGACCTGGACTTGCGATCTACGAAAATCCGGAAGATCCTGAAAACCAACGTAGAATAGAATATGAGTTTTATGAAAAAGAAACCAAATCCAGAGAGCCTGAGCTTATATTTAGATTTTTGAATCTAGGATTCGATATTCGTTATATTGTGAAAAAAGCGAATAAGGAAACTCTAGAACTTTTGAATCCTGACCTGAACAACACCGAAGTTTATAAAAAGTTAGGTCCCGCTCCCGAATGA
- a CDS encoding STAS domain-containing protein: protein MGENSEIIEIKPELTALFNDYYAFRNQLMDAIAKKPAKIVLDLSKIPVMNSISISSLVWFCKNAKLEGIAIDIRDIHPDLMKTFEVLKIDEYFQTI from the coding sequence ATGGGTGAAAATTCGGAGATTATCGAGATCAAGCCGGAGCTGACTGCCCTTTTTAACGACTATTACGCATTTCGAAACCAGTTGATGGACGCGATTGCCAAAAAACCGGCTAAAATCGTCTTGGACCTGAGTAAAATTCCTGTGATGAATTCCATTTCCATCAGTTCTCTGGTTTGGTTTTGCAAAAACGCCAAGTTAGAAGGGATAGCGATCGATATAAGAGATATACATCCTGATTTAATGAAAACTTTCGAAGTTCTTAAGATCGACGAATACTTTCAAACGATCTAA